In one window of Solanum pennellii chromosome 2, SPENNV200 DNA:
- the LOC107011927 gene encoding salicylic acid-binding protein 2-like: MKKHFVLVHGACHGGWCWYKLRPLLEAAGHKVTTFDLAASGIDLRKIEQLHTLHDYTLPLLKLMESLPQEEKVILVGHSLGGMNLGLVMEKYPQKIYVAVFLAAFMPDSIHISSYVLDEYYEQTPEENWLDTQFLPYGSPEEQLTSMTFGPKYLANKLYQLCSPEDLALGLSLVRSSSLFREDLSKAKYLTDEGYGSVKRVYIMCSEDKGIPKEFGRWLIDNIGVTEEKEIKGADHMAMLSMPKELCDILFEIAHKYN; encoded by the exons ATGAAGAAACATTTTGTTTTAGTACATGGAGCATGCCATGGAGGTTGGTGTTGGTACAAACTAAGGCCCTTACTAGAGGCTGCAGGCCATAAGGTCACAACCTTTGACTTAGCAGCCTCTGGCATTGATTTGAGAAAAATAGAGCAACTTCACACACTTCATGATTACACTTTGCCATTGTTGAAATTGATGGAATCTCTTCCACAAGAGGAGAAAGTCATATTAGTTGGACATAGTCTTGGTGGTATGAATTTAGGACTTGTTATGGAAAAATATCCACAAAAGATCTATGTTGCTGTTTTCTTAGCTGCCTTCATGCCTGATTCTATCCACATATCTTCCTATGTTTTGGATGAG TATTATGAACAAACACCAGAGGAGAATTGGTTAGATACCCAATTTTTACCATATGGTTCCCCTGAAGAGCAACTTACATCCATGACTTTTGGACCCAAATATTTGGCTAACAAGCTCTACCAGTTATGCTCTCCTGAG GATCTTGCATTAGGATTATCATTGGTGAGATCAAGCTCTCTGTTTCGAGAAGATTTGTCGAAGGCGAAGTATTTGACAGATGAAGGATATGGATCAGTGAAGAGAGTTTATATAATGTGTTCAGAGGACAAAGGCATACCAAAAGAATTTGGACGATGGCTAATTGACAACATTGGTGTTACTGAAGAAAAGGAAATTAAAGGTGCTGATCATATGGCAATGCTAAGTATGCCTAAAGAACTTTGTGACATTCTCTTTGAGATTGCCCATAAATACAATTAA
- the LOC107011930 gene encoding salicylic acid-binding protein 2-like — translation MEVMKKHFVLVHGACHGSWCWYKLKPLLEAAGHKVTALDMAASGIDLRKIEEIRTLVDYTAPLMELMVSLPLEEKVVLVGHSLGGMNLALAMEKYPKKIHAAVFLAAFMPDSIHISSYVLDQYNELKPAENWLDTQFLPYGTPEEPLTSMTFGPKFLADKLYQLSPPEDIALGLSLVRTSSLFLEDLSKAKYFTDEGYGSVKRVYVVCTEDKVMSKEFQQWQIDNIGVTEAKEIKGADHMAMLCMPKKLCDTLVEIADKYN, via the exons ATGGAGGTTATGAAGAAACATTTTGTTTTGGTACATGGTGCATGCCATGGTAGTTGGTGTTGGTACAAGCTAAAGCCATTGCTAGAGGCTGCTGGCCACAAGGTCACTGCCCTTGACATGGCAGCATCTGGCATTGATTtgagaaaaatagaagaaattcGCACACTTGTCGATTATACCGCGCCATTGATGGAGTTAATGGTATCCCTTCCACTAGAGGAAAAGGTTGTACTAGTAGGGCATAGTCTTGGTGGTATGAATTTAGCACTTGCTATggaaaaatacccaaaaaagaTACATGCTGCTGTTTTCTTGGCTGCTTTTATGCCTGATTCTATTCACATCTCCTCCTATGTTTTGGATCAG tacaATGAACTGAAACCAGCAGAGAATTGGTTAGATACTCAATTTTTACCATATGGTACCCCTGAAGAGCCACTCACATCCATGACTTTTGGTCCCAAATTTTTGGCTGATAAGCTCTACCAGTTAAGCCCTCCTGAG GATATTGCATTAGGATTATCATTAGTGAGAACAAGTTCTCTGTTTCTGGAAGATTTGTCAAAGGCCAAGTATTTCACAGATGAAGGATATGGATCTGTGAAGAGAGTTTATGTAGTGTGTACAGAGGATAAAGTCATGTCAAAAGAATTTCAACAATGGCAAATTGATAATATTGGTGTTACTGAAGCAAAGGAAATTAAAGGTGCTGATCATATGGCAATGCTATGTATGCCCAAAAAACTTTGTGACACTCTCGTGGAGATTGCAGATAAATACAATTGA
- the LOC107011926 gene encoding salicylic acid-binding protein 2-like codes for MEANKKQGKHFVLVHGAGHGAWCWYKLKPLLEAAGHKVTALDLAASGIDLRKIEQLHTLHDYTLPLLELMESLPQEEKVILVGHSLGGMNLALAMEKYPKNIYAAVFLAAFMPDSIHISSYVLDQYNERTPAENWLDTQFLPYGTPEEPLTSMTFGPKFLADKLYQLSPPEDVALGLSLVRTSSLFLEDLSKAKYFTDEGYGSVKRVYVVCTEDKGISKEFQQWQIDNIGVTEAMEIKGADHMAMLCMPKKLCDTLMEIADKYN; via the exons ATGGAAGCTAACAAGAAACAAGGAAAACATTTTGTTCTAGTACATGGTGCAGGCCATGGAGCTTGGTGTTGGTACAAGCTAAAACCATTGCTAGAGGCTGCAGGCCACAAGGTCACTGCTCTTGATTTAGCAGCCTCTGGGATTGATTTGAGAAAAATAGAGCAACTTCACACACTTCATGATTACACTTTGCCATTATTGGAATTAATGGAATCTCTTCCACAAGAGGAGAAAGTCATATTAGTTGGACATAGTCTTGGTGGTATGAATTTAGCACTTGCTATggaaaaatacccaaaaaataTCTATGCTGCTGTTTTCTTGGCTGCTTTTATGCCTGATTCTATTCACATCTCCTCCTATGTTTTGGATCAG TACAATGAACGGACACCAGCAGAGAATTGGTTAGATACTCAATTTTTACCATATGGTACCCCTGAAGAGCCACTCACATCCATGACTTTTGGTCCCAAATTTTTGGCTGATAAGCTCTACCAGTTAAGCCCTCCTGAG GATGTTGCATTAGGATTATCATTAGTGAGAACAAGTTCTCTGTTTCTGGAAGATTTGTCAAAGGCCAAGTATTTCACAGATGAAGGATATGGATCTGTGAAGAGAGTTTATGTAGTGTGTACAGAGGATAAAGGCATATCAAAAGAATTTCAACAATGGCAAATTGATAATATTGGTGTTACTGAAGCAATGGAAATTAAAGGTGCTGATCATATGGCAATGCTATGTATGCCCAAAAAACTTTGTGACACTCTCATGGAGATTGCAGATAAATACAATTGA